A part of SAR202 cluster bacterium genomic DNA contains:
- a CDS encoding CoA transferase, translating to MNNLPLSGIKVIEIAHIVAGPTAGLILGDLGAEVIKIEPPNALDASRIGSGRNGSFFFVNRNKSSIVIDLKSSKGLEILYKLLEDTDVLIENMAPGTMNRLGIGYEQLSTKFPRLIYLSVKGFLSGPYSNQTSLDELAQMGSGLAYMTGRSGDPIRAGASIIDMGAAMHGIIGVLSALYTRSITQKGQEITSGLFETALFFVGQHMAFNQHSGTTNVPLPERHHGWGVYDKFRCIDGELVFIGVTSNNQWNTFCKILQLDELADNEELKDNPGRIANRPLILRTVTPIIENMKSSRILDMLRENGISATLVHTPDTVITDPHVNSGKRLYNFTSDGKDFALPKLPYESSNYEFTKSLPAPDKPGLQTNSILKKMGYTDTEISEFFDDNIVQ from the coding sequence ATGAATAATTTACCACTTTCAGGTATCAAAGTTATCGAAATTGCACATATAGTAGCTGGACCCACAGCTGGTCTGATTTTAGGGGATTTGGGTGCTGAAGTTATTAAAATTGAACCACCTAATGCACTTGATGCTAGTCGAATTGGATCAGGCAGAAATGGAAGCTTTTTCTTTGTGAATCGAAATAAATCCAGTATAGTTATAGATCTGAAAAGCTCAAAAGGGCTTGAGATACTTTACAAATTACTAGAAGATACTGATGTACTCATTGAAAATATGGCACCTGGAACTATGAATAGGCTTGGAATAGGTTACGAACAACTAAGTACAAAATTCCCCAGATTGATATATCTCAGCGTAAAAGGCTTTTTAAGTGGCCCTTATAGCAATCAAACATCCCTGGATGAGCTTGCGCAAATGGGATCAGGCCTTGCATATATGACAGGTAGGTCAGGAGATCCAATACGTGCAGGAGCTAGTATTATAGATATGGGCGCAGCAATGCATGGAATAATTGGAGTGCTTTCAGCTTTATATACTAGAAGTATTACACAAAAAGGACAGGAAATTACTTCAGGTTTGTTTGAAACCGCATTATTTTTTGTTGGACAACATATGGCATTTAATCAACATTCAGGAACTACCAATGTCCCATTACCTGAACGTCATCATGGATGGGGTGTATATGACAAATTCCGTTGTATTGATGGAGAATTGGTATTTATTGGTGTCACAAGTAATAATCAATGGAACACGTTCTGTAAAATCTTACAATTGGACGAATTAGCAGATAATGAAGAATTAAAAGATAATCCTGGTAGAATAGCAAATAGACCATTAATTCTTCGTACAGTTACTCCCATTATTGAAAATATGAAAAGTTCCAGAATTCTAGACATGTTAAGGGAAAATGGAATCTCAGCAACCCTTGTTCACACACCTGATACTGTAATTACCGATCCACATGTAAATTCTGGAAAAAGATTATACAATTTTACTTCTGACGGAAAAGATTTTGCCTTACCTAAATTACCTTATGAAAGTAGTAATTATGAATTTACTAAATCTTTACCTGCTCCTGACAAACCTGGATTGCAAACAAATTCAATATTAAAAAAAATGGGATACACCGATACTGAGATAAGTGAATTTTTTGACGACAATATTGTACAATAA
- a CDS encoding MmgE/PrpD family protein — MGRSEEKLAEFIVNTKSEDIPADAYRAAREAIFDCIGVMLAGADQPLGKMIQKFVSDQGGNGDCTIVGSSMRTSQYMAALGNGTLGHALDYDDMGGFGHPSVALLPPALAIAEELDLTVNDLLTAYVIGFEAAAHLSRGSSSPQGTTGFHSTAIFGTMGSAAVAARLLGLDKEQTLTALGMAGSMPSGILQNFGTYTKPLHAGMTSRNGIMAGYLARDGWKATDNFLESKVGWASAYLGAGNFDPEAMVKDLGNTWLCATSIVIKKYPCCGSNHSSLDSLLSILNSNELDFNDIDEVEIDNFSSISHVLLYPRPTYGFQGKFSIHYNVATALVDKKIDMASFNDENLDRSEYLEAIDKVDIKINSEWSSGRDGMMVSNPVKITLKDGTTLEEDTNRHVMHGTQADPLSEEEFKDKFYNCAILSLPKERVGNAIDSWWNADGSAKIRDLLGTVRIG, encoded by the coding sequence ATGGGACGTTCAGAAGAAAAATTAGCAGAGTTTATTGTAAATACTAAATCAGAAGATATACCAGCTGATGCATATAGAGCAGCGAGAGAAGCTATATTTGATTGTATCGGTGTTATGCTTGCTGGTGCTGATCAACCCCTTGGTAAAATGATTCAAAAGTTTGTATCAGATCAGGGAGGAAATGGTGATTGTACTATTGTCGGATCTAGTATGAGGACATCTCAATATATGGCAGCCTTAGGCAATGGAACACTTGGGCATGCTTTGGACTATGATGATATGGGAGGTTTTGGCCATCCTAGTGTGGCTTTATTACCTCCAGCGCTAGCTATTGCTGAAGAATTAGATTTAACTGTTAATGATTTACTAACAGCTTATGTTATCGGTTTTGAGGCTGCAGCTCATTTATCGAGAGGTTCAAGTTCCCCTCAAGGAACCACTGGTTTCCATTCAACAGCAATATTTGGGACTATGGGGTCAGCTGCAGTTGCAGCTCGTTTATTAGGCCTAGATAAAGAACAAACTTTAACTGCTTTAGGAATGGCAGGTTCTATGCCTAGTGGTATATTGCAAAACTTTGGTACTTACACTAAACCTCTTCATGCTGGTATGACATCACGTAATGGTATTATGGCAGGTTATTTAGCCAGAGATGGTTGGAAGGCAACAGATAACTTTTTAGAAAGTAAAGTTGGTTGGGCTTCAGCCTATTTAGGAGCAGGAAATTTTGATCCTGAGGCTATGGTTAAAGATTTAGGTAATACTTGGTTGTGTGCAACTTCTATTGTAATAAAAAAATATCCTTGCTGTGGATCAAATCATAGTTCATTAGATTCTTTATTAAGTATTTTAAATTCAAATGAATTAGACTTTAATGATATAGATGAAGTGGAAATAGATAATTTCTCATCAATAAGTCATGTTCTTTTGTACCCTAGACCTACCTATGGTTTTCAAGGTAAATTTAGTATTCATTATAATGTTGCTACGGCTTTAGTAGATAAGAAAATAGATATGGCAAGTTTTAATGATGAAAATTTAGATCGATCTGAATATTTAGAAGCAATAGATAAAGTAGATATAAAAATAAATTCCGAATGGAGTAGTGGACGAGACGGAATGATGGTTTCAAATCCTGTAAAGATTACATTGAAAGATGGTACGACTCTAGAAGAGGATACCAATCGACATGTAATGCATGGTACACAAGCTGATCCTTTATCTGAAGAAGAATTTAAAGATAAATTTTATAACTGTGCAATTTTAAGCTTACCAAAAGAACGTGTTGGCAATGCAATTGATTCTTGGTGGAATGCTGATGGCAGTGCAAAAATACGTGATTTATTAGGGACTGTTCGTATAGGTTAG
- a CDS encoding MFS transporter, protein MSNMMSSFRYSAFRYLWLGQVTHAAGMWIDMVTIPLIVLSLYDSLEQAAINVGLVMFVRTMPHFTLGLFAGVFADNFNRKTLLVVTKIGVVFIQIIFMFVVFMDHLSMTWVYLYTFFRGATMAFDQPARRAMIANVVPQELYTNAMALSMGTVQATRIIAAAGAGWIIALTSGVDRITEADYGFQFPVTIILILYTLAFIFTYLINYSHEVINNEGENKKTIQYVFTELIEGLRFSWSRKDIRAVVIMAACFFLFGMVFMQVFAPLFAKILGIGEKGLGILLSMSGIGGASGAVFLAAINPNNKRGIWILSSQIALGLSLIFFALSVAFDNMMLIYFMAILIGLSQAIIFPLINSVLMKITPDHLRGRAMGLLSLDRAFVSFGAAIAGPTAAYVGVANGQILFGVGCVMSGIFLWIFGTTLRKLD, encoded by the coding sequence ATGAGTAATATGATGAGCTCATTTCGATATTCTGCGTTCAGATATCTTTGGTTAGGACAAGTAACTCATGCCGCTGGAATGTGGATAGACATGGTAACTATTCCTTTAATAGTTTTAAGCCTATATGACAGCTTAGAACAAGCTGCAATAAATGTTGGCTTGGTTATGTTTGTTCGCACAATGCCCCATTTCACACTGGGACTTTTTGCTGGTGTATTTGCTGATAACTTCAACAGAAAAACACTGTTAGTGGTTACTAAAATAGGTGTTGTATTTATTCAAATAATATTTATGTTTGTTGTATTTATGGATCATTTATCTATGACTTGGGTGTATTTATACACTTTCTTTCGGGGTGCAACAATGGCATTCGATCAGCCCGCAAGAAGAGCAATGATAGCTAATGTTGTCCCACAAGAACTGTACACTAATGCAATGGCTCTTAGTATGGGAACAGTTCAAGCAACAAGAATAATTGCTGCAGCAGGAGCTGGTTGGATTATCGCATTAACCAGTGGAGTTGATCGAATAACAGAAGCAGACTATGGATTCCAATTTCCTGTAACTATTATTTTAATACTATATACTTTAGCTTTTATTTTTACTTATTTAATTAACTATTCACACGAAGTAATAAATAACGAAGGAGAGAACAAAAAAACTATCCAGTATGTTTTTACTGAATTAATCGAAGGATTACGATTCTCATGGTCAAGAAAAGATATACGCGCAGTAGTAATTATGGCAGCATGTTTCTTTTTATTTGGAATGGTATTTATGCAAGTTTTTGCTCCACTATTTGCTAAAATATTAGGTATAGGGGAAAAAGGTCTTGGCATTCTTTTATCAATGAGTGGAATCGGCGGGGCTAGCGGTGCTGTATTTCTTGCAGCAATTAACCCTAATAATAAACGTGGAATTTGGATATTATCGTCACAAATTGCATTAGGGTTATCTCTCATATTCTTTGCACTATCAGTAGCATTTGACAATATGATGCTTATATATTTTATGGCTATTCTAATTGGATTATCTCAAGCAATTATTTTCCCGCTTATTAATTCAGTATTAATGAAAATTACTCCCGACCATCTTAGAGGGAGAGCAATGGGTCTATTAAGTTTGGATAGAGCTTTTGTATCTTTTGGAGCCGCTATAGCTGGACCAACAGCTGCATATGTAGGAGTAGCAAACGGCCAAATACTTTTTGGCGTAGGGTGTGTAATGAGTGGTATTTTTCTTTGGATTTTTGGAACTACTCTCAGAAAATTAGATTAA
- the ybeY gene encoding rRNA maturation RNase YbeY, producing the protein METIIIDVNIFEEFSNDLSEVWIEKIALNSLRLGLLSLNSEFILEYHSLGITIADDITIQGLNNDYRGLNEITDVLAFSENYPGEYYGESEKTISTAESFPNETGYAGEIVLSYPQCKRQAEENKISINKELATLVSHGVLHLIGYDHTNDNELKIMEQIQIDSIKHLLDT; encoded by the coding sequence ATGGAAACCATAATCATAGATGTTAATATATTCGAAGAATTTTCTAACGATCTATCTGAAGTATGGATAGAAAAAATAGCACTGAATTCCCTGAGACTAGGTTTGCTTTCATTAAATTCTGAATTTATCCTTGAATACCATTCTCTAGGAATTACTATAGCAGACGATATAACAATTCAAGGCTTAAATAATGATTATAGAGGGTTAAATGAAATAACTGATGTTCTTGCATTCTCCGAAAATTACCCAGGAGAATATTATGGTGAAAGTGAAAAAACAATATCTACTGCAGAATCTTTCCCCAATGAGACTGGATATGCGGGTGAAATCGTTTTATCATATCCACAATGCAAACGACAAGCTGAAGAAAACAAAATTTCTATCAATAAAGAATTAGCTACATTAGTTTCTCATGGTGTTCTTCACTTAATTGGTTATGATCATACAAATGATAATGAACTAAAAATTATGGAACAAATTCAAATTGATTCAATTAAACATTTATTGGATACATAA
- a CDS encoding electron transfer flavoprotein subunit beta/FixA family protein, translated as MSFNIVVLAKQVIDPEAPSASYRIDGSAGKLEVDSSQKIAPVINGFCENAIEAALQIKEAVGDATVSVISAGSDFVMDVMKKAVSMGSDEMYLLQDEKFSNLNDSSITAKLLATAIQKIGEYDLVLAGMQASDWDQAQVPLGIAEILGVPCVPIARKIEIKDGRAICERATDAGYETVSAPLPSVITVNNEFGQPRYPTLRNIMAAARKTPITWDAAELGLSDDDLSPRIKIVDLFIPEKQSQCEIIEGEDEEEMGRNLALKMREAKLI; from the coding sequence ATGTCTTTTAATATAGTAGTATTAGCAAAACAAGTTATTGATCCTGAAGCTCCAAGTGCAAGTTATAGAATAGACGGAAGTGCTGGAAAACTTGAAGTTGATTCTTCACAAAAAATAGCACCAGTCATTAATGGTTTTTGTGAAAATGCCATTGAAGCTGCACTTCAAATCAAAGAAGCAGTTGGAGATGCTACAGTCAGCGTAATTTCTGCAGGTTCAGATTTTGTCATGGATGTCATGAAAAAGGCCGTTTCTATGGGTTCTGATGAAATGTATCTTTTGCAAGATGAAAAATTTAGCAATCTTAATGATAGCTCAATAACTGCAAAACTTTTAGCAACAGCAATTCAAAAAATAGGCGAGTACGATTTAGTACTGGCAGGTATGCAAGCATCTGATTGGGACCAAGCACAAGTTCCTTTAGGTATTGCTGAAATCCTTGGAGTGCCTTGTGTACCAATTGCAAGAAAAATCGAAATTAAAGATGGTAGAGCTATTTGTGAACGCGCAACTGATGCAGGTTATGAAACTGTTTCAGCGCCTCTTCCTTCTGTAATTACTGTTAATAATGAATTCGGACAACCAAGATACCCCACTCTAAGAAACATAATGGCAGCTGCTCGGAAAACTCCGATAACATGGGACGCTGCAGAACTTGGTTTGTCTGATGATGATCTTTCCCCTCGAATAAAAATCGTCGACCTATTTATACCTGAAAAACAATCTCAATGCGAAATTATTGAAGGTGAAGACGAAGAAGAAATGGGAAGAAACTTAGCACTGAAAATGCGTGAAGCAAAATTAATATAG
- a CDS encoding MmgE/PrpD family protein yields MGATEKLARFVIETPSEKISDEAIERATAGLMDAVGTALVANTNEIGRIITEFTEEVGGTPVSRVIGTNIKTSSPNAALANGTLGHADDYDDVGGFGHPAVILMPTVLALGEQLGKTGREILDAYVLGFDVGARLAQGIGGDHYERGWHSTVTLGTLASAAAASRLMGLTVDQTRHALGIAASHAAGMQANFGTMTKPLHPGNGARSGITAATLASKGYTANQNIIEAPLGYVAVFGDKQANINAMTHQLGDAQWQIVNPGFKIKEWPCCYGNHGAVPMLIDLVHKYEIQPEQVESVEFIGGMGASGFLNRPDTDTYFGGKFSLQFNIAAAVVDGAMSYDTFTDEKVNSPEIRDMMSRVILKDDIMTKDLPARIHSQHRDQTVVINMKDGRSVSDSIETATNTLVGHEIDVKFEANASKVLPSEKVERALSLLKDLKNVKDISEVLDAVTV; encoded by the coding sequence ATGGGCGCAACAGAGAAGTTGGCAAGATTTGTTATTGAAACACCTTCAGAAAAGATTAGTGACGAAGCAATAGAAAGAGCCACAGCAGGCTTGATGGATGCTGTTGGAACAGCACTTGTTGCTAATACTAATGAGATAGGTAGAATAATAACTGAATTTACTGAAGAGGTAGGTGGAACTCCTGTTTCTCGTGTAATTGGTACAAATATTAAAACATCATCTCCAAATGCAGCTTTAGCAAATGGTACACTTGGACATGCTGATGACTATGATGACGTTGGTGGTTTCGGTCATCCTGCAGTAATTTTAATGCCTACGGTATTAGCACTAGGAGAACAACTTGGCAAGACTGGACGTGAGATTTTAGATGCTTATGTTCTGGGATTTGATGTAGGCGCTCGCTTAGCCCAAGGTATTGGGGGAGACCATTATGAAAGAGGTTGGCATTCAACCGTAACTCTTGGTACATTAGCTTCTGCAGCTGCTGCATCCAGACTAATGGGTCTAACAGTTGACCAAACACGACATGCTTTGGGTATAGCAGCTTCACATGCTGCTGGTATGCAGGCAAATTTTGGTACTATGACAAAACCATTACATCCCGGTAATGGTGCAAGAAGCGGCATCACTGCTGCAACTTTAGCTTCTAAGGGATATACTGCAAACCAAAATATAATTGAAGCACCACTAGGATATGTGGCGGTATTTGGTGACAAACAAGCAAATATTAATGCAATGACACACCAACTTGGTGATGCTCAATGGCAAATAGTAAATCCAGGATTTAAAATCAAAGAATGGCCTTGCTGTTATGGTAACCATGGAGCAGTTCCAATGCTAATTGATTTAGTACACAAATATGAAATTCAACCTGAACAAGTAGAAAGCGTTGAATTTATAGGTGGCATGGGAGCTTCTGGGTTCTTGAACAGACCTGATACTGACACTTATTTCGGTGGGAAATTCAGTTTGCAATTTAATATTGCTGCAGCTGTTGTTGATGGCGCTATGTCTTATGACACATTCACTGATGAAAAGGTGAATAGCCCTGAAATACGAGACATGATGTCAAGAGTTATTCTAAAAGATGACATTATGACTAAAGACTTACCAGCTCGAATACATAGTCAACACAGGGACCAAACAGTCGTCATAAATATGAAAGATGGAAGAAGTGTTAGTGATAGTATAGAAACTGCTACAAACACTCTCGTTGGTCATGAGATTGACGTTAAGTTTGAAGCAAATGCTAGTAAAGTTCTTCCTTCTGAAAAAGTCGAACGTGCTCTTTCCCTTCTAAAAGATCTTAAAAATGTAAAAGATATAAGTGAAGTTTTAGACGCGGTTACCGTTTAA
- a CDS encoding electron transfer flavoprotein subunit alpha/FixB family protein — MSEILLVGEVNSGSLAEATAELIAHGKPLAESLNSSISVALLDQDSSSAAQEAISQGADKVYNIKDSLLTTYQTDAYLASLAKLIQEINPIAVLISKTEIGADIGARLAFRVDTGIVQDCIEVSVNSDNKIQANRPVFGGNCMATVVCDSSPMMALIRPKTKEALEADSGRSGEIVDFNADLDESVIKNQVVERVEEVQEGIRLEDAARIVGGGRGMNGPEPFDNELKDLADTMGAAIGASRAAVDIGWVPYSYQIGLTGKKVAPDLYLLVGISGASQHMAGCSGSKNLVAINKDPDANIFRDARFGVVGDWEKVLPALTQQLKELM; from the coding sequence ATGTCAGAAATATTACTTGTTGGTGAAGTAAATAGTGGGAGCTTAGCAGAAGCTACTGCTGAATTAATTGCTCATGGCAAACCTTTAGCCGAATCTTTAAACTCTTCGATTTCTGTTGCTTTACTTGATCAAGACTCTTCTAGTGCTGCTCAAGAAGCAATAAGTCAAGGAGCCGATAAAGTTTACAACATCAAAGACTCTTTGCTTACCACTTATCAGACAGATGCGTATTTAGCAAGCCTGGCAAAATTAATTCAAGAAATTAATCCAATTGCCGTGTTAATTTCTAAAACTGAAATAGGTGCAGATATTGGGGCAAGATTAGCATTTAGAGTTGATACTGGTATAGTACAAGACTGTATTGAGGTATCAGTAAATTCAGATAACAAAATTCAAGCTAACCGACCTGTTTTTGGCGGTAACTGTATGGCAACCGTTGTCTGTGATTCAAGTCCTATGATGGCCTTAATTCGACCAAAAACAAAAGAGGCTTTAGAGGCAGATTCAGGCAGATCTGGTGAAATAGTTGATTTTAATGCTGATCTCGATGAATCAGTAATAAAAAATCAAGTTGTTGAAAGAGTCGAAGAAGTACAAGAAGGAATACGTTTAGAAGATGCAGCTAGAATAGTTGGAGGTGGTCGTGGTATGAACGGCCCAGAGCCTTTTGATAATGAGCTCAAAGATTTAGCTGATACCATGGGGGCAGCTATTGGCGCCAGCCGTGCAGCAGTCGATATAGGATGGGTACCATATTCATATCAAATAGGATTGACGGGGAAAAAAGTTGCCCCTGACCTTTATCTACTTGTAGGAATATCTGGTGCAAGTCAACATATGGCTGGTTGCAGTGGATCAAAAAATCTTGTTGCAATAAATAAAGATCCTGATGCAAACATATTCCGAGACGCTAGATTTGGAGTAGTTGGAGATTGGGAAAAAGTACTACCTGCCCTAACTCAGCAACTTAAAGAATTAATGTAA
- the dnaX gene encoding DNA polymerase III subunit gamma/tau, with the protein MNNYVLYRKWRPKSFSELVGQTAIRKTLMNAISQNRIAHAYLFSGPRGTGKTSTARILAKAINCKTENTEEKLICNTCENCIEINSSNSLDLIEIDAASNRGIDEIRSIRDKSNYSPSKSLYKIYVLDEAHMLTKDASNALLKTLEEPPPHVVFILATTEADKMEPTILSRCQRFDFKKIDNNDIVQRLEQIANYEKVNISESAIKRIAEISEGSLRDAESFLEQIILSNDEEYIDANQINSILGITDSKQIELLQESILSGNITETIQLINNCVSNNTSIKQLHNSLIITLRETLIHQATTSNNTEQILHIAKCLKILVNLDFSKSLNHASSLEIAAIEASMLKENENLESFKRIANEKTINTPKNIPSETPTKMINQIDEMVEPNLQDPEGNDQNDPGTDTKNQKSIEATSEQKPQITNENIIKTESWQLIIEKFAKIKGERFAIGALLRDCREASIDNDKLCLSFASNSNQERFIGELDHGRIKLDLIESISKTFQIPSLNEIVYNDTEKKSNSNNNSMNLSVMKALNWGGQIIEDEVQNDE; encoded by the coding sequence ATGAACAATTACGTTTTATATAGGAAATGGCGCCCAAAGAGTTTTTCTGAATTGGTTGGTCAAACAGCAATTAGAAAAACCCTAATGAATGCAATATCTCAAAATAGAATTGCCCATGCCTATCTTTTTAGTGGCCCTAGAGGTACCGGAAAAACAAGTACAGCAAGAATATTAGCTAAGGCAATTAATTGTAAAACTGAAAATACTGAAGAGAAGTTAATTTGTAATACTTGCGAAAATTGTATAGAAATTAATTCATCAAATTCATTAGACCTCATTGAAATTGATGCTGCTAGTAATCGTGGTATAGATGAAATAAGAAGTATAAGGGATAAAAGTAATTATTCCCCTTCCAAAAGTCTATATAAGATTTATGTGTTAGATGAAGCACATATGCTAACAAAAGATGCGTCTAACGCTTTACTTAAAACATTGGAAGAACCCCCTCCTCATGTAGTATTTATATTAGCTACTACAGAAGCAGATAAAATGGAGCCTACTATACTTTCAAGATGTCAAAGATTTGATTTTAAAAAAATTGACAATAATGATATCGTGCAAAGGCTCGAACAAATAGCGAATTATGAAAAAGTTAATATTTCTGAATCAGCAATTAAAAGAATCGCAGAAATATCAGAAGGAAGTTTAAGAGACGCTGAAAGCTTTCTCGAACAAATCATACTATCGAATGATGAAGAATATATTGATGCTAATCAAATTAACAGCATTCTTGGCATAACTGATTCAAAACAAATAGAATTATTACAAGAATCAATACTTTCAGGAAATATTACCGAAACAATACAATTGATAAATAATTGTGTTTCTAACAATACTAGTATTAAACAATTGCATAATAGTTTGATTATCACGTTAAGAGAAACATTGATTCATCAAGCAACTACTTCAAATAATACTGAACAAATATTACATATCGCGAAATGTCTTAAAATACTAGTAAATTTAGATTTTTCTAAATCATTAAATCATGCATCTAGTCTTGAAATAGCTGCTATAGAAGCTTCTATGTTAAAAGAAAATGAAAACCTTGAGTCCTTCAAGAGGATTGCAAATGAAAAAACGATCAACACTCCCAAAAATATACCTAGCGAAACTCCTACAAAGATGATCAATCAAATAGATGAAATGGTAGAACCAAATTTACAAGATCCCGAAGGAAATGATCAAAATGATCCGGGTACAGATACAAAAAATCAAAAAAGTATAGAAGCCACTTCTGAACAAAAACCCCAAATAACAAATGAAAATATAATAAAAACGGAATCATGGCAATTAATAATCGAAAAGTTTGCTAAAATTAAGGGAGAACGTTTTGCAATTGGAGCATTATTACGCGACTGTAGAGAAGCGTCAATTGATAATGATAAATTATGCTTAAGCTTTGCAAGTAATTCAAATCAAGAACGCTTTATCGGGGAATTGGATCATGGCAGAATTAAATTAGATTTAATCGAATCGATCTCTAAAACTTTTCAAATACCCTCTCTGAATGAAATTGTTTATAATGATACAGAAAAAAAGAGTAACTCTAATAATAATAGTATGAATTTATCAGTTATGAAAGCTCTCAATTGGGGCGGTCAAATTATCGAAGATGAGGTACAAAATGATGAATAA